The following nucleotide sequence is from Rhodospirillales bacterium.
GACGCAGGCGCTCCATCGCGGGATCGTTAATAATAAACTGACCAAACTCCTCTTCCACTTTGTGATAAAGCGCAGGGTTATTGATCATTGAAGCCAACAAGATTCGCTGTGAAAGTACGTTTTTTTTCTGCAAAGGCGGACGCAGGCGTATCGAAGATTTAGGTTTCGGGGCACTGCCCTGAGAGCGCAGGCCGCCTTTATTTTGATAGGGCCGAAAGAATTTTTCCGAAATGCGGGCACGGACCAGTTCGCGGTAATGGCGCTGGACGTTGGCATCACCAATCACGGAGACTTGTTTTTGCAGCGCTTTGGTCAGGCCAGCGCGGGCTTCCGGGGTATCGAGATCACGCCCGGCGGTATGGGTAATCCAGAGGAAATCAAACAAGGAGAGCGAAGCGCTCAGCACGGCTTTGAATCCCCCTGCTCCAGAAGCGCGGAGCAAGCTGTCGGGGTCTTCGCCTTCGGGCAAAAAGGCAAAGCGGGCGCTTTTGCCGGGCTGAAGCAATGGCAAAAGACGCTCACAAGCGCGGCTGGCAGCCTTGCGCCCGGCATTATCGCCGTCAAAGCACAGGATCGGGATCTTATCCTCATCGACCATCATCGACCAGAGGACGAGAATCTGGTCTTCGGTCAAAGCCGTGCCCATCGGCGCAACCGCGCCTTTGAAGCCATATTTGTTACAGGCGATGACATCCATATAACCTTCAGTGACGATCAGTGTATGCCCTTCACGCGCGGCCTGACGAGCCATCGATTCGGCGTAAAGCATACGCCCCTTATCGAACAGGGGCGTATCGGCGGTATTGATATATTTGGGCGGGGTAAAATTTTTGCCTGTTTGTGGGCGCATGGATTCTGGCAGGATGCGCCCGCCAAAGGCAACCACCCTGCCTCGGCGGTCACAGACAGGGAACATCACCCGGTCGCGGAAAAAGATATAAGGTTCTGCGCCGCGATTGGGGTCCTTGAGCAAGCCGACCTCAAGCATTTGCGCGTCGGAAAAACCCTTGGCTCTTAAATATTTGCGCAAAGCCTGACCATCAGCCGGGGCATAGCCAATGCGAAAATTGGCGCGCGTTACCTTATCCATGCCGCGGCCTTCAAGATATTCGAGTATATCTGTATTTTGCGGCTGTATAACCTGATCTTGCATCCATCTCGTGGCTTCATCCATCAGATCGTGCAGCCCCTTGGCTTTTTCGGCCTTTTCAACAGCCATCGGGTCAGGCTTGGGCATTTGCATGCCGGCCTCGGCGCACAGCGTTTCGACCGCGTCGATGAAGGATACATTGTCGTGGGCCATGACAAAACCAATGACATCTCCATGTGCACCGCAGCCAAAGCAATGATAAAATTGCTTGTCGTCATTAATTGTGAAGGACGGTGTTTTTTCATTATGAAACGGGCAGCAGGCTTTGAATTCACGGCCCGCGCGCTGCACAGAAATACGCCGCCCGATCATTTCGGACAGGGTGAGACGATTGCGGAGTTCATCCAAAAAACGTGGAGAAATAGACATGTGTTTCACGTTAGCAGATTATAAATTCAAAAAATATTATATTTGCACTTGCTATATTTCTGGATAATACATATACACTTGTCTATATTTTATTCAGAAAGGGAAGTTTGGAACTATGCCGAAAGTCTTTCAGAAAAATTGTAAGATTACACTCATTCAATACGGCGATTCCTGTCAAAATGCGCTCCATCTAAAAGATATTCAGGCTTATATTTCAAAGACTTTTAAGAGATTTATAAAGTAACCGTCTTCTTTCCCCATTTTAAAATTTTGAATCATATCAATCCCTTATCTATGTAAATTTGCACTGCAGCACTCATTCGTGTATATTCGGTGTTAGCAATATTTAAGAATGAGAGGATGGCGTCATGCCAGAAATATTTTCAACAGGTGCCAAGTTCAAGCTGGTTGAGTATGGTTCAAACCAACAAGGTCTGGTCAGTATCGCATACGTCAAAGACAAGCTGGTTGAACTGCTCCAGCGGATTGCGCAAAAATAACAACACTTAAAAGATAACAGGGCCGCATAATGCAGCCCTTTTCTTTGCAGTACATACCACCGGTTTTAACTTACCCCAGCCTGGCTTTTACAATTGCTCCGGCCTTACCCATATCAATCTGCCCAGCATATTGGGACTTCAAAGCGCCCATAACCTTACCCATATCCTTGATTCCAGTTGCGCCTGTGTCACCGATGATTTTTTCTACCGCTTTGGCAACTTCCTCTTCACCAAGCTGCACCGGCATGAATTTTTGAATCACTTCAATTTCAGCTTCTTCGCGCTCGGCGAGTTCTTCACGGCCTGCGTCACAATATATTTTGCTGGCTTCCTGACGCTGTTTGATCATGCTTTGCAACATCGAGAGAATCTCACTTTCTTCAATTCCATCAGCCTTTCCTTGCCCTCGCGCAGTAATATCACGATCCTTGAGCGCAGCCAGAATCAGACGGATGGTTGACATCGCCGTTTGATCCTTGGCTTTCAATGCATCTTTCAGCGCGGCAGTAAATTCTTCCCTTTTCTCCATTTTATCCTCATCTTTCGTCGTTTTTTGCTTGGCATTCGCCGGTAAATTCTTTAGATACTTTGTTTCTAGCGACACCCAAGCTAGAAAGACAATCTTTTATGACGCAAGTACCTACCCTAAAACAGCCTTCCGAAGCAAGCGCTGTGATTCTTTTTGCTGACGGCACGTCATTTTTCGGACGCGGGTTTGGCGCACAAACCAAAGCAGTCGGCGAGATTTGTTTTAATACTGCAATGACGGGGTATCAGGAAACACTGAGCGACCCCAGCTATGCCGGGCAGATTATCACCTTCACATTCCCTCATATCGGGAATGTCGGCACCAACAATGAAGATTTGGAAAGCCTTAACCCGGCGGCGCGCGGGCTGATTGTGCGTGAGGACGTAACCAATCCTTCGAACTGGCGGGCGCAGAGCCGTCTTGATGAATGGCTTAAGAGCCATAACCTGCCGGGGATCAGTGGTATCGACACACGCGCGCTGACCCGTTATATCCGCGATAATGGTGCGCCGAACAGTGTGCTGGTTCATGATCTGTCGGGCAAATTCGATCTAGAGGCTCTGCATAAAGAAGCTCAGGATTGGCCCGGGCTTGAAGGAATGGATCTGGCGAAAGAGGTGTCTTGCACGCAAAGTTATAGCTGGAAGGAAAAATGCTGGACACTTGAGGAGGGTTATACAGAACAAGATCATCCTGAGTATAAAGTCGTGGCCGTTGATTTTGGAGCCAAGCGCAATATTCTGCGCTGCCTTGCTGATACAGGTTTTGATGTGATGGTTGTTCCCGCAACAAGCACGGCGGAAGAGATTTTAGCACATAAACCGGATGGCGTGTTTCTGTCCAACGGTCCGGGCGATCCGGCGGCGACGGGTGA
It contains:
- the carA gene encoding glutamine-hydrolyzing carbamoyl-phosphate synthase small subunit translates to MTQVPTLKQPSEASAVILFADGTSFFGRGFGAQTKAVGEICFNTAMTGYQETLSDPSYAGQIITFTFPHIGNVGTNNEDLESLNPAARGLIVREDVTNPSNWRAQSRLDEWLKSHNLPGISGIDTRALTRYIRDNGAPNSVLVHDLSGKFDLEALHKEAQDWPGLEGMDLAKEVSCTQSYSWKEKCWTLEEGYTEQDHPEYKVVAVDFGAKRNILRCLADTGFDVMVVPATSTAEEILAHKPDGVFLSNGPGDPAATGEYAVPMIRALLDQGMPIFGICLGHQLLALALGAKTRKMHLGHRGANQPVKDLLTGKVEITSQNHGFEVIAESLPEGTEQSHLSLFDGSNEGLRVKDKPAFSVQYHPEASPGPQDSYYLFERFKENIQKAKAA
- a CDS encoding DNA primase encodes the protein MSISPRFLDELRNRLTLSEMIGRRISVQRAGREFKACCPFHNEKTPSFTINDDKQFYHCFGCGAHGDVIGFVMAHDNVSFIDAVETLCAEAGMQMPKPDPMAVEKAEKAKGLHDLMDEATRWMQDQVIQPQNTDILEYLEGRGMDKVTRANFRIGYAPADGQALRKYLRAKGFSDAQMLEVGLLKDPNRGAEPYIFFRDRVMFPVCDRRGRVVAFGGRILPESMRPQTGKNFTPPKYINTADTPLFDKGRMLYAESMARQAAREGHTLIVTEGYMDVIACNKYGFKGAVAPMGTALTEDQILVLWSMMVDEDKIPILCFDGDNAGRKAASRACERLLPLLQPGKSARFAFLPEGEDPDSLLRASGAGGFKAVLSASLSLFDFLWITHTAGRDLDTPEARAGLTKALQKQVSVIGDANVQRHYRELVRARISEKFFRPYQNKGGLRSQGSAPKPKSSIRLRPPLQKKNVLSQRILLASMINNPALYHKVEEEFGQFIINDPAMERLRQEIIVFLGNDDALDTASLSTHLNSCGFEQEMHDILNESVYVHAAFARIGAFETMEQGEAVKNWLDLYHALQGRETRGEVCAEWKTAFETSNEEQEDRLRDWVRIKNAE
- a CDS encoding GatB/YqeY domain-containing protein — translated: MEKREEFTAALKDALKAKDQTAMSTIRLILAALKDRDITARGQGKADGIEESEILSMLQSMIKQRQEASKIYCDAGREELAEREEAEIEVIQKFMPVQLGEEEVAKAVEKIIGDTGATGIKDMGKVMGALKSQYAGQIDMGKAGAIVKARLG